A genomic window from Gymnodinialimonas ceratoperidinii includes:
- a CDS encoding HNH endonuclease: protein MQVRSSDETDFKTTFIRAPGALKQNPALVLNADYRPLSYLPLSLWPWQEAVKAAWLDRVQIVAEYDEYVHSPSTTIRIPSVVVLRDYVKPQKRVAFTRFNLFLRDQFSCQYCGAKGDLTFDHVVPRASGGVTSWENVVAACSRCNLRKGSKSLRRSGMALRRAPRQPDASELHNQGRRFPPNHLHESWIDFLYWDTELEA, encoded by the coding sequence ATGCAGGTGCGGTCCAGCGACGAGACGGATTTCAAGACAACATTCATTCGTGCGCCGGGGGCGCTGAAGCAGAACCCGGCACTGGTGCTGAATGCGGATTACCGTCCGCTGAGCTATCTGCCGCTGTCGCTCTGGCCCTGGCAGGAGGCGGTGAAGGCGGCCTGGCTCGACCGGGTGCAGATCGTGGCGGAATACGACGAATACGTGCATTCCCCCTCGACGACGATCCGCATCCCCTCGGTCGTGGTGTTGCGGGACTACGTGAAGCCGCAGAAGCGGGTCGCCTTCACGCGGTTCAACCTGTTCCTGCGCGATCAGTTCAGTTGCCAGTATTGCGGAGCGAAGGGGGATCTGACCTTCGATCACGTGGTGCCGCGCGCGAGCGGCGGGGTGACGTCCTGGGAGAACGTGGTGGCGGCCTGTTCGCGCTGCAACTTGCGCAAGGGCTCGAAATCCTTGCGGCGCTCGGGGATGGCTTTGCGGCGGGCGCCGCGGCAGCCCGACGCTTCGGAGTTGCACAACCAGGGGCGGCGGTTTCCGCCCAATCACCTGCATGAGAGCTGGATCGATTTCCTTTACTGGGACACGGAACTGGAAGCCTAG
- a CDS encoding MFS transporter — MSDSTLTTPPEEHSAAKRNVIVLVMAQALLGAQMPMLFVIGGLAGLMVSPNPALATLPISLIVFGSMTTAPWISPLMQKYGRQVGFYIGATGGGLGAAIAMAGLWTNSFPVFLVGSYFSGIYMSAQGFYRFAATDRASSAFRPKAISYVMAGGLLSALIGPQLVKASSEATVIPFIGTYAFILAINVLGSGLFAFLKLPKPEPARADAPKGRSRAELLRDPKIIVAMICGAVSYSLMNLMMTSTPLAVVGCGFTTANAADVVSAHVIAMFAPSFFTGHLIARFGSAKIVAVGLVALAAAGIVAMSGVELFQFFVALILLGLGWNFGFIGATAMLTAAHAPEERGAVQGMNDFIVFGSVFIASLSSGVLMYSGGGDVVRGWTSVNIAMAPFLVLAGAALIWLALRPKAHPV; from the coding sequence ATGTCTGACAGTACACTCACTACTCCGCCCGAGGAGCACAGCGCCGCCAAGCGCAATGTCATCGTCCTCGTGATGGCGCAAGCGCTGCTCGGCGCCCAGATGCCGATGCTTTTCGTGATCGGCGGCCTCGCGGGCCTGATGGTTTCGCCCAACCCGGCGCTGGCCACCCTGCCGATCTCGCTGATCGTCTTCGGCTCGATGACCACCGCACCCTGGATCTCGCCCCTGATGCAGAAATACGGGCGGCAGGTGGGCTTCTACATCGGCGCCACCGGCGGCGGGCTCGGGGCGGCGATCGCCATGGCGGGGCTCTGGACGAACAGCTTCCCCGTCTTCCTCGTGGGCTCCTACTTCAGCGGCATCTACATGTCGGCGCAGGGTTTTTACCGTTTCGCCGCGACGGACCGCGCCTCGTCCGCGTTTCGGCCCAAGGCGATCTCCTATGTCATGGCCGGCGGGCTTCTCTCGGCGCTGATCGGCCCGCAGCTGGTGAAAGCCTCCAGCGAAGCGACGGTGATCCCCTTCATCGGCACCTACGCCTTCATCCTCGCGATCAACGTTCTGGGCTCCGGTCTCTTTGCCTTCCTGAAGCTGCCCAAGCCCGAGCCCGCCCGGGCCGACGCGCCCAAGGGACGCTCGCGGGCGGAACTTCTGCGCGATCCCAAGATCATCGTCGCGATGATCTGCGGCGCGGTCTCCTATTCGCTGATGAACCTGATGATGACCTCGACGCCGCTGGCGGTCGTGGGCTGCGGCTTCACCACCGCCAATGCCGCCGACGTCGTCTCCGCCCATGTCATCGCCATGTTCGCGCCTTCCTTTTTCACCGGCCACCTGATCGCGCGCTTTGGCAGCGCGAAGATCGTTGCGGTCGGCCTCGTGGCGCTTGCGGCGGCGGGCATCGTCGCGATGAGCGGGGTCGAGCTGTTCCAGTTCTTCGTCGCCCTGATCCTTCTGGGGCTCGGCTGGAACTTCGGCTTCATCGGCGCAACCGCCATGCTGACGGCGGCTCACGCACCAGAGGAACGCGGCGCGGTTCAGGGCATGAACGACTTCATCGTCTTCGGCTCGGTCTTCATCGCGTCGTTGAGCTCGGGCGTGTTGATGTATTCGGGCGGCGGCGACGTGGTACGCGGCTGGACCTCGGTCAACATCGCCATGGCACCGTTCCTGGTGCTGGCGGGCGCGGCACTCATCTGGCTCGCCCTTCGCCCCAAGGCGCATCCGGTCTAG
- the cimA gene encoding citramalate synthase, translating into MSKDRLYLYDTTLRDGQQTQGVQFSTPEKIRIAEALDALGVDYIEGGWPGANPTDSAFFDAAPTTRARMTAFGMTKRAGRSAENDDVLAAVMNAGTGTVCLVGKSHDFHVTEALGISLEENVENIRASIAHLTAQGREALFDAEHFFDGYKANPDYALECIHAAVDAGARWVVLCDTNGGTLPSEIAEITRAVIASGLPGDRLGIHTHNDTETAVAGSLAAVEAGARQIQGTLNGLGERCGNANLTTLIPTLLLKEPYRSRFETGIACEKLEGLTQISRMLDDILNRVPHRQAPYVGASAFAHKAGLHASAIVKNPATYEHVEPGVVGNARIIPMSNQAGQSNLRKRLADAGLEVEKDNPALPRILDTIKEREDQGYSFDTAQASFELLARKALGLLPEFFEVKRYRVTVERRKNKYDRMTSLSEAVVVVKIGDEKKLSVSESMDESGSDRGPVNALSKALAKDLGPYQRFIEDIRLVDFKVRITQGGTEAVTRVIIDSEDSNGRRWSTVGVSPNIVDASFEALLDAVNWKLIHEGAKP; encoded by the coding sequence ATGAGCAAAGACCGCCTCTATCTCTACGACACCACCCTGCGCGACGGACAGCAGACCCAGGGCGTGCAATTCTCCACCCCTGAGAAGATCCGCATCGCCGAGGCCCTCGACGCCCTCGGCGTCGATTATATCGAGGGCGGCTGGCCCGGCGCCAACCCGACCGACAGCGCCTTTTTCGACGCGGCTCCTACGACCCGCGCCCGGATGACCGCCTTCGGCATGACCAAGCGGGCAGGGCGCTCGGCCGAGAACGATGACGTCCTCGCCGCCGTGATGAACGCGGGCACCGGCACGGTCTGCCTCGTCGGCAAGTCCCACGATTTCCACGTCACCGAAGCGCTCGGGATCTCGCTGGAGGAGAACGTCGAGAACATCCGCGCCTCCATCGCCCATCTCACCGCGCAGGGCCGCGAGGCGCTTTTCGATGCCGAGCATTTCTTCGACGGCTACAAGGCCAACCCCGACTACGCGCTGGAATGCATCCATGCGGCCGTCGACGCCGGCGCCCGTTGGGTCGTGCTCTGCGACACCAACGGCGGCACGTTGCCCTCGGAGATCGCCGAGATCACCCGCGCCGTCATCGCCTCGGGCCTGCCCGGCGACCGCTTGGGCATCCACACCCACAACGACACGGAAACCGCCGTCGCGGGCAGCCTTGCCGCGGTGGAGGCGGGCGCGCGGCAGATTCAAGGCACGCTCAACGGTCTGGGCGAGCGCTGCGGCAACGCCAACCTCACCACCCTGATCCCCACGCTGCTGCTGAAAGAGCCCTACCGCTCGCGTTTCGAGACCGGCATCGCCTGCGAGAAGCTGGAGGGCCTGACCCAGATCAGCCGGATGCTCGACGACATCCTCAACCGCGTCCCGCACCGTCAGGCGCCCTACGTCGGCGCCAGCGCCTTCGCCCACAAGGCCGGGCTGCACGCCTCGGCCATCGTCAAGAACCCCGCGACCTACGAACATGTGGAGCCCGGCGTCGTCGGCAACGCCCGCATCATCCCGATGTCGAACCAGGCCGGTCAGTCGAACTTGCGCAAGCGGTTGGCGGACGCGGGGCTGGAGGTCGAGAAGGACAATCCGGCCCTGCCGCGCATCCTCGATACGATCAAGGAGCGCGAGGATCAGGGCTATAGCTTCGACACCGCCCAAGCCTCGTTCGAACTGCTCGCCCGCAAGGCGCTTGGCTTGCTGCCGGAGTTCTTCGAGGTCAAGCGCTACCGGGTGACGGTGGAGCGCCGCAAGAACAAGTACGACCGGATGACGAGCCTCTCCGAGGCGGTGGTCGTGGTGAAGATCGGCGACGAGAAAAAGCTCTCGGTCAGCGAGTCGATGGACGAATCCGGCAGCGACCGGGGCCCGGTGAACGCGCTCTCCAAGGCGCTGGCCAAGGACCTCGGGCCGTACCAGCGCTTTATCGAGGATATCCGGCTGGTCGACTTCAAGGTGCGCATCACCCAAGGCGGCACCGAGGCGGTCACCCGCGTCATCATCGACAGCGAAGACAGCAACGGCCGGCGCTGGTCCACCGTGGGCGTGTCCCCCAACATCGTCGACGCCAGCTTCGAGGCGCTGCTGGACGCGGTGAACTGGAAACTGATCCACGAGGGAGCCAAACCATGA
- the speB gene encoding agmatinase has product MSDPFFQPPSGTDLPRYAGVPSFMRLPYLAAEDPRRGEVDIGVFGLPWDGATSNRPGARHGPRALRDASTMLRERNRATGQMPFQTANIADLGDVAMSPVDQDEALDNAQAFVKGMLAQDIRPFMVGGDHLCTLTVLRELRAARGEAFGLVLLDSHTDLYPPYFGGKTLTHGNPFRQAIEEGCIDPERCVMAGMRGTSYNTSDFDYGHEKGVRIIPIEECMERGWSEVMQICRDVVGEGPTYVSFDIDFVDPAYAPGTGTPEVGGPTSFEAISCVRALRGLDVIGADLVEVSPPFDNGGITAWLGASVMFELICAMQPD; this is encoded by the coding sequence ATGTCCGATCCGTTTTTCCAACCGCCCTCGGGTACCGATTTGCCGCGCTATGCGGGCGTGCCGTCATTCATGCGGCTGCCCTATCTGGCGGCGGAGGATCCGCGGCGGGGTGAGGTGGATATCGGTGTGTTCGGGCTGCCTTGGGACGGGGCGACATCGAACCGGCCCGGCGCCCGCCACGGGCCGCGCGCGCTGCGCGATGCCTCCACGATGCTGCGGGAGCGGAACCGGGCGACGGGGCAGATGCCCTTTCAGACGGCCAATATCGCGGACCTGGGCGATGTGGCGATGAGCCCGGTGGATCAGGATGAGGCGCTGGATAACGCGCAGGCCTTCGTGAAGGGGATGCTGGCGCAGGACATCCGTCCTTTCATGGTGGGCGGCGATCACCTCTGCACGCTGACAGTTTTGCGCGAGTTGCGCGCGGCGCGGGGCGAGGCCTTCGGGCTGGTGCTTCTGGACAGTCACACCGATCTCTACCCGCCGTATTTCGGGGGCAAGACACTGACCCATGGCAACCCGTTCCGGCAGGCGATCGAGGAGGGGTGCATCGACCCTGAACGCTGCGTCATGGCGGGGATGCGGGGGACGTCCTACAACACCTCGGACTTCGATTATGGCCATGAGAAAGGCGTGCGGATCATACCGATCGAGGAGTGCATGGAGCGCGGCTGGTCGGAGGTCATGCAGATCTGCCGGGACGTCGTGGGCGAGGGTCCGACCTATGTCTCCTTCGATATCGATTTCGTGGACCCCGCCTATGCGCCCGGCACCGGCACGCCGGAAGTGGGCGGTCCGACATCGTTCGAGGCGATCTCCTGCGTGCGGGCGCTGCGTGGGCTGGACGTGATCGGGGCGGACCTCGTGGAGGTATCGCCGCCCTTCGACAATGGCGGGATCACCGCGTGGTTGGGTGCCTCGGTGATGTTCGAGTTGATCTGCGCGATGCAGCCGGACTGA
- a CDS encoding squalene/phytoene synthase family protein: MSLQACADLVARGDPRRFRAAMAAPLAAREVLLPLYAFNIEVSRAPWVTEEPMIAEMRLQWWRDALEEISERRARRHEVVDALSFLDPEGVAALDQLIAARRWDIYKEPFEDEAAFRQYIQRTSGHLIDTGLRALGGTPTPATDAIGYAAGLARYLVAVPALEARGRVPLLDGRPQAVAALAKAALDGWPRRVDTAMPARAALYETAGAKAILARVVSDPVAVVEGRLALPDGREKLSLMGAAFLGRI; encoded by the coding sequence GTGAGCCTGCAAGCCTGTGCCGATCTGGTGGCGCGCGGCGACCCGCGCCGGTTTCGTGCCGCGATGGCCGCCCCTCTGGCGGCGCGCGAGGTACTCCTGCCGCTCTATGCCTTCAACATCGAGGTGAGCCGCGCCCCTTGGGTGACCGAGGAGCCGATGATCGCCGAGATGCGCCTGCAATGGTGGCGCGACGCGCTGGAGGAAATCTCGGAGCGCCGCGCACGGCGTCACGAGGTGGTCGACGCGCTGTCTTTTCTGGATCCAGAGGGCGTGGCGGCGCTGGATCAATTGATCGCGGCGCGGCGGTGGGACATCTACAAGGAGCCGTTCGAGGATGAGGCCGCTTTCAGGCAATACATCCAACGGACCTCGGGCCATCTGATCGACACCGGGCTGCGCGCCCTTGGCGGTACGCCGACCCCCGCGACGGACGCGATTGGCTATGCCGCGGGACTGGCGCGCTACCTCGTGGCGGTGCCGGCGCTGGAAGCAAGGGGCCGCGTGCCGCTGCTCGACGGGCGACCGCAGGCGGTCGCTGCGCTGGCGAAAGCGGCGCTGGATGGATGGCCAAGGCGCGTGGATACGGCGATGCCAGCGCGCGCGGCGCTTTACGAGACGGCAGGGGCCAAGGCGATCCTGGCCCGCGTGGTCTCGGACCCGGTGGCGGTCGTCGAAGGGCGGCTGGCGCTGCCTGACGGGCGCGAGAAACTCAGCCTGATGGGGGCCGCATTCCTCGGGCGGATCTAG
- a CDS encoding alpha/beta hydrolase, translating into MKNVLEYGTKASKSGDVTSLVVFLHGYGADGRDLLGLADPLAEHMPNTVFVAPDAPERSAMNPAGYQWFPIPWIDGSSEAAAAEGMARAVVDLNAFLDHVMEEHGVSAAETAVVGFSQGTMIALHVAPRREEAFAGIVGFSGRLLDPETLVDEVVVRPPVLLIHGDVDDVVPPQSLPEAAQGLETAGWEEVYAHVMKGTAHGIAPDGLSVALAFLKDKLPR; encoded by the coding sequence ATGAAGAACGTGTTGGAATACGGAACCAAGGCCTCGAAATCGGGGGATGTGACCTCGCTCGTGGTGTTCCTCCACGGCTATGGCGCCGATGGGCGCGACCTGTTGGGGCTGGCCGATCCCTTGGCAGAGCATATGCCCAACACGGTTTTCGTGGCCCCTGACGCGCCCGAGCGCTCGGCGATGAACCCGGCCGGGTACCAATGGTTTCCGATCCCGTGGATCGACGGCTCCTCGGAGGCTGCGGCCGCCGAGGGCATGGCGCGAGCGGTGGTCGATCTGAACGCCTTTCTCGATCACGTCATGGAAGAGCACGGGGTCAGCGCGGCGGAAACGGCGGTGGTGGGTTTCTCGCAAGGGACGATGATCGCGCTTCATGTGGCCCCCCGGCGTGAGGAGGCCTTCGCGGGCATCGTCGGCTTCTCGGGCCGGTTGCTGGACCCGGAGACGCTGGTGGACGAGGTGGTCGTGCGGCCGCCGGTCTTGCTGATCCATGGTGATGTCGACGACGTGGTGCCGCCGCAATCCCTGCCGGAAGCCGCGCAGGGTCTGGAGACGGCAGGCTGGGAAGAGGTCTATGCCCATGTGATGAAGGGCACGGCCCACGGGATCGCGCCCGACGGGCTCTCGGTCGCGCTCGCGTTTCTGAAGGACAAGCTGCCGCGCTGA
- a CDS encoding DNA-3-methyladenine glycosylase family protein, with translation MAQEWARIETEADVAEGFAHLCRIEPRFAVIAGPLPLRRRADGFAALLNAIVGQQVSTASAAAIWGRLQAAGLDEEAAVSGATEADLQACGLSRPKVRYAKALAAARIDYGALREAPVEEVLATLIAVPGIGRWTAEIYAKFALGHGDVFAAGDLALQEGAKLLFELSARPSEKEMRAMAEAWRPVRAIAARALWAYYREKTKREGAI, from the coding sequence ATGGCGCAGGAGTGGGCGCGGATCGAGACCGAGGCGGATGTGGCGGAGGGTTTTGCGCATCTCTGCCGGATCGAGCCGCGGTTCGCGGTGATCGCGGGCCCCTTGCCGCTGCGCCGTCGTGCGGATGGGTTTGCCGCCTTGCTCAACGCGATCGTGGGCCAGCAGGTCTCCACCGCGTCGGCGGCGGCGATCTGGGGGCGGTTGCAGGCGGCCGGGCTTGATGAGGAGGCGGCGGTGTCGGGGGCCACGGAGGCTGATTTGCAGGCCTGCGGGTTGTCGCGTCCGAAGGTGCGCTATGCCAAAGCGCTGGCGGCGGCTCGGATCGATTACGGGGCCTTGCGTGAGGCGCCGGTCGAGGAGGTATTGGCGACGCTGATCGCGGTGCCGGGGATCGGGCGCTGGACGGCGGAGATTTACGCGAAATTCGCGCTCGGCCATGGGGATGTCTTCGCGGCGGGGGACCTGGCGTTGCAGGAGGGGGCGAAACTGCTGTTCGAGCTTTCCGCGCGGCCCTCGGAGAAGGAGATGCGGGCGATGGCGGAGGCGTGGCGCCCGGTGCGGGCCATTGCCGCCCGCGCGCTCTGGGCCTACTACCGGGAAAAGACCAAGCGAGAAGGTGCGATATGA
- the cysS gene encoding cysteine--tRNA ligase produces the protein MVEIRLKNSKSRKIEVLQPIIPGKVSMYLCGPTVYDRAHMGNARSAVVFDQLFRLLRHVYGAENVTFVRNFTDVDDKINARAAEEGREISDLTAETAQWYLDDTRALGVLDPNHMPRATGYIAEMIAFIEDLIARDFAYARDGHVLFRVRRFDDYGALSGRSVDDMIAGARVEVAPYKEDPMDFVLWKPSTDDIPGWESPWGRGRPGWHIECSAMAHALLGESFDIHGGGADLMFPHHENEVAQSCAAGHGFANIWMHNEMLQVEGRKMSKSLGNFFTVRELLEKGIPGEVIRFVMLSTHYGKPMDWTEKKRAEAEKTLRKWYGLAEAGDAVPEAVVTALADDLNTHQALAVMHKLNGADLGAALSLMGLWSGTVPDWAQGGDAADLSAYATRLSEAREAAMQSKDFAAVDALKSALTAAGVEVRMSKEGVDLVPGPDFDAAKLEGL, from the coding sequence ATGGTAGAAATCCGCCTCAAGAACTCGAAGTCCCGCAAGATCGAGGTGTTGCAGCCGATCATCCCGGGCAAGGTCTCGATGTATCTCTGCGGGCCCACGGTCTATGACCGCGCCCACATGGGCAACGCGCGCTCGGCGGTGGTCTTTGACCAGCTCTTCCGGCTGCTGCGCCATGTCTACGGCGCCGAAAACGTCACCTTCGTGCGGAATTTCACCGACGTGGACGACAAGATCAACGCCCGCGCGGCGGAAGAGGGGCGCGAGATTTCCGATCTGACCGCCGAGACCGCGCAATGGTATCTCGACGACACCCGCGCGCTTGGCGTGCTGGACCCCAACCACATGCCCCGCGCCACCGGCTACATCGCCGAGATGATCGCCTTCATCGAGGATCTGATCGCCCGCGATTTCGCCTATGCCCGCGACGGTCACGTGCTGTTCCGGGTGCGCCGCTTCGACGATTACGGCGCGCTCTCGGGCCGCTCGGTCGACGACATGATCGCGGGCGCCCGGGTCGAGGTCGCGCCCTACAAGGAAGACCCGATGGACTTCGTGCTCTGGAAGCCGTCGACCGACGATATTCCGGGGTGGGAGAGCCCATGGGGCCGGGGGCGTCCGGGCTGGCACATTGAATGCTCGGCCATGGCCCATGCGCTTCTGGGCGAGAGCTTCGACATCCATGGCGGCGGCGCGGACCTGATGTTCCCCCACCACGAGAACGAGGTCGCCCAGTCCTGCGCGGCGGGCCACGGCTTCGCCAACATCTGGATGCACAACGAGATGCTGCAGGTCGAGGGTCGCAAGATGTCGAAATCTCTCGGCAATTTCTTCACCGTGCGCGAATTGCTCGAGAAGGGCATCCCGGGCGAGGTGATCCGTTTCGTGATGTTGTCCACCCATTACGGCAAGCCGATGGACTGGACCGAGAAGAAGCGCGCCGAGGCCGAGAAGACCCTGCGGAAGTGGTATGGGTTGGCCGAGGCCGGCGACGCGGTGCCCGAGGCAGTCGTCACGGCACTCGCCGATGATCTCAACACTCACCAAGCCCTGGCGGTGATGCACAAGCTCAACGGCGCCGATCTCGGCGCGGCCCTGTCGCTGATGGGGCTGTGGAGCGGCACCGTGCCAGATTGGGCGCAGGGCGGCGATGCAGCAGATCTGTCGGCCTATGCCACCCGCCTCTCCGAGGCGCGGGAAGCCGCGATGCAAAGCAAGGATTTCGCGGCGGTGGACGCGCTCAAATCCGCGCTCACGGCCGCCGGCGTCGAGGTCCGCATGTCGAAGGAAGGCGTGGACCTTGTGCCGGGTCCCGACTTCGACGCCGCCAAGCTGGAGGGGCTCTGA
- the zwf gene encoding glucose-6-phosphate dehydrogenase yields the protein MVSRVIPVDPFDLVIFGGTGDLARRKILPALFRRFSDGQMPEEARIIGAARTEQDGAAWAEWVHKALKEFLPKEECDKALIKAFLERLDYLPIDAMGEGGWKELKGKMRDGVTQAFYFSVGPSLFGALAERLHAHGIAREDARIVVEKPFGRDLASARALNATLAEHFNETQIYRIDHYLGKETVQNLMAIRFGNVLFEPLWNAQYVDHVQITVAEEVGVDGRGAYYDKSGAMRDMVQNHLMQLLCLTAMEPPNRFEPDAVRDEKLKVIRALDPVAPADIVRGQYVGKQSYLEDVEDPSSRTESYIAMKLHVSNWRWNGTPFYLRTGKCMKARGSEIVIHFKDTPHSIFEEDAGNKANVLSIRLQPNEGIDLRVTIKEPGPGGMRLVDVPLDMSFADALGPDVGHVPDAYERLIMDVIRGNQTLFMRGDEVEAAWAWTDPIIEGWKARGEKPVPYETGSSGPEEALMLMHRDGRRWRDIV from the coding sequence ATGGTCTCGCGCGTAATTCCGGTCGACCCGTTTGATCTGGTCATTTTTGGCGGCACGGGTGACCTGGCCCGACGCAAGATCCTGCCGGCGCTGTTTCGGCGCTTCAGCGATGGGCAGATGCCGGAAGAGGCGCGGATCATCGGGGCAGCCCGGACGGAGCAGGACGGCGCGGCCTGGGCCGAATGGGTGCACAAGGCGCTGAAGGAATTCCTGCCCAAGGAAGAATGCGACAAGGCGCTGATCAAGGCGTTTCTGGAGCGGCTCGACTATCTGCCGATCGACGCCATGGGCGAGGGCGGTTGGAAAGAGCTCAAGGGCAAGATGCGCGATGGCGTGACCCAGGCGTTCTACTTCTCGGTCGGGCCGAGCCTCTTTGGGGCGCTGGCAGAGCGGCTCCACGCCCACGGCATCGCGCGCGAGGATGCGCGGATCGTGGTGGAGAAGCCCTTCGGCCGCGACCTTGCCTCGGCGCGCGCCTTGAACGCGACGCTGGCCGAGCATTTCAACGAGACGCAAATCTACCGGATCGACCATTACCTCGGTAAGGAAACGGTCCAGAACCTGATGGCGATCCGCTTCGGCAATGTCCTGTTCGAGCCGCTGTGGAACGCGCAATACGTCGATCACGTGCAGATCACCGTGGCCGAAGAGGTGGGCGTCGATGGCCGCGGCGCCTATTACGACAAGTCCGGCGCGATGCGGGACATGGTGCAGAACCACCTGATGCAGCTTCTCTGCCTGACCGCGATGGAGCCGCCCAACCGGTTCGAGCCCGATGCCGTGCGGGACGAGAAGCTGAAGGTGATCCGCGCGCTCGACCCGGTGGCGCCGGCTGACATCGTCCGTGGGCAATATGTCGGCAAGCAATCCTATCTGGAGGACGTGGAGGACCCATCTTCGCGCACCGAAAGCTACATCGCGATGAAGCTGCACGTCTCGAACTGGCGCTGGAACGGCACGCCGTTCTACCTGCGCACGGGCAAATGCATGAAGGCGCGCGGCTCGGAGATCGTGATCCACTTCAAGGACACGCCGCATTCGATTTTCGAGGAGGACGCCGGCAACAAGGCCAATGTCCTCTCGATCCGCCTGCAGCCCAACGAGGGCATCGATTTGCGGGTGACGATCAAGGAGCCGGGACCGGGGGGGATGCGCCTTGTGGACGTGCCTCTCGACATGTCGTTTGCCGATGCGCTCGGGCCCGACGTGGGCCATGTGCCTGACGCCTACGAGCGGCTGATCATGGACGTGATCCGGGGCAACCAGACGCTGTTCATGCGCGGGGACGAAGTCGAGGCCGCCTGGGCCTGGACCGACCCGATCATCGAGGGCTGGAAGGCCCGCGGAGAGAAACCAGTGCCTTACGAGACAGGCAGCTCGGGCCCGGAAGAGGCCCTGATGCTGATGCACCGTGACGGGCGACGTTGGAGGGATATCGTATGA
- a CDS encoding class I SAM-dependent methyltransferase: MSAWDKESFFKIHADLPREGPGETADVAWAAEVADLPSGARICDAGSGPGGDIGALLRAADGGHVTAIDAHAPFIDAAQARWGADKRVDLVAGDYTEITGPFDFIWSAGAVYFHGIAELLPIWRPALAEGGAIAFSEPCLFKPGPASDVVKAIWSDYPRLTDADGIAAQVRLAGFETLATRKLSDVAWQSYHGPMEARIAALRPGADTRMHAALDEAEAEIAAWRANRAETGYLLSVVRPL, translated from the coding sequence ATGAGCGCTTGGGACAAAGAGAGTTTCTTCAAGATCCACGCCGACCTGCCCCGCGAAGGGCCGGGCGAAACGGCGGATGTTGCCTGGGCCGCCGAGGTTGCCGATCTGCCGTCTGGCGCGAGGATCTGTGACGCGGGCTCCGGGCCGGGCGGCGACATCGGCGCGCTCTTGCGCGCGGCCGATGGCGGGCATGTGACGGCGATCGACGCGCATGCGCCCTTCATCGACGCCGCGCAGGCGCGGTGGGGGGCGGACAAGAGGGTCGATCTGGTCGCAGGCGATTACACCGAGATCACCGGACCCTTCGACTTCATCTGGTCGGCGGGCGCGGTCTATTTTCACGGCATCGCGGAATTGCTGCCGATCTGGCGGCCTGCCTTGGCGGAGGGCGGGGCGATTGCCTTCTCCGAACCTTGCCTGTTCAAGCCCGGCCCGGCCTCGGATGTGGTCAAGGCGATCTGGAGCGATTACCCGCGCCTGACCGACGCCGATGGCATCGCGGCGCAGGTGCGGCTGGCAGGCTTCGAGACCCTCGCCACGCGCAAGCTCTCGGACGTGGCGTGGCAGAGCTACCATGGCCCGATGGAGGCGCGCATTGCGGCGCTCCGGCCCGGTGCCGACACGCGCATGCATGCTGCGTTGGACGAGGCCGAGGCCGAGATCGCCGCATGGCGCGCCAACCGTGCGGAGACCGGCTACCTCCTGTCGGTGGTGAGGCCGCTGTGA